The following coding sequences lie in one Myxococcus xanthus genomic window:
- a CDS encoding SAVED domain-containing protein has product MGEQSASRLEGDRYQHLLSWYELLRLLDAGSPFQHGYVEHPAAGSADDVTLHTRPGSGVASRYMQVKWHVDHRDTYSLAGLVTPPRVGNSLLRKLLESWLLLRPLGPVEIWLLSNWASAADLGRYLHGRDYCFTDAFFEQPPRGALKKHWAEWEQRLGVSAEMLRAFCKDLRLRLGVGGIADLEEQVDDRMGRLGLRMGRQPRAIAVDGLREWIEVGGGRKHVTPESLREAIRAWGLLTSREDVPAVSLWIHGWARRVWEQPPTEELDWTPHFDRDTRAVPSEAVWRDVLLPSLLAVRQRLSRRPDGALIDLRGKLPLSTVLAVGFHFPEVGGYRFRVEQPTRGETFLWRSDAKPSPRRLRVTGHEGDSGAAGLLVVFQMTGDARADVERFMAERPGHFRAVLYLEPEDGPHDGAVGADADAVAFAVQAREQLRRARNELRTSVTHLILYAPAACCLFLGQRLNAVGPVVAYERTGAGGYASTLTLQTG; this is encoded by the coding sequence ATGGGAGAGCAGAGCGCGTCTCGCCTGGAGGGCGACCGCTATCAGCATCTGTTGAGCTGGTACGAGCTGCTCCGGCTGCTCGACGCGGGCAGTCCCTTTCAGCACGGCTACGTTGAGCACCCGGCGGCGGGCTCGGCGGATGACGTGACGCTGCACACCCGGCCCGGTTCCGGCGTGGCCAGCCGATACATGCAGGTGAAGTGGCACGTCGACCACCGGGATACCTACTCCCTGGCGGGACTGGTGACGCCGCCTCGGGTGGGCAACTCCTTGCTGCGGAAGCTCCTGGAGAGCTGGTTGCTGCTGCGGCCCCTGGGGCCCGTCGAAATCTGGCTGTTGAGCAACTGGGCATCGGCGGCGGACCTGGGCCGTTATCTGCATGGTAGGGACTACTGCTTCACAGACGCGTTCTTCGAGCAGCCGCCGCGAGGCGCCCTGAAGAAACACTGGGCGGAGTGGGAACAACGGCTCGGTGTATCGGCTGAGATGCTGCGGGCGTTCTGCAAGGACTTGCGCTTGCGGCTCGGCGTGGGCGGCATCGCCGACTTGGAAGAGCAGGTGGACGACCGGATGGGGCGGCTTGGCCTGCGCATGGGACGGCAGCCGCGCGCCATCGCGGTGGACGGGCTCCGGGAGTGGATTGAGGTCGGCGGTGGCAGGAAGCACGTCACCCCGGAGTCGCTGCGGGAGGCCATTCGCGCGTGGGGACTGCTGACCTCACGGGAGGACGTGCCCGCCGTGAGCCTCTGGATTCATGGGTGGGCGCGACGTGTGTGGGAGCAGCCCCCCACCGAGGAGCTGGACTGGACGCCTCACTTTGACCGCGACACGCGGGCGGTGCCGTCGGAGGCAGTGTGGCGGGACGTGCTGCTGCCTTCGCTGCTGGCTGTGCGACAGCGGCTGTCGAGGCGGCCTGACGGCGCGTTGATTGATCTGCGGGGCAAGCTGCCGTTGAGCACGGTGCTGGCGGTGGGCTTCCACTTCCCGGAGGTGGGCGGCTACCGCTTTCGCGTCGAGCAGCCCACGAGGGGAGAGACCTTCTTGTGGCGCTCGGACGCGAAGCCGTCTCCGCGCCGATTGCGTGTCACGGGGCACGAGGGCGACTCGGGCGCTGCGGGGCTGCTGGTGGTGTTCCAGATGACTGGGGATGCTCGCGCGGACGTGGAGCGCTTCATGGCCGAGCGGCCGGGGCACTTCCGCGCCGTGCTCTACCTGGAGCCGGAGGACGGGCCCCATGACGGCGCCGTCGGCGCGGACGCGGACGCGGTGGCGTTCGCCGTCCAGGCGCGTGAACAGCTCCGGCGCGCGCGCAACGAGCTGCGCACTTCGGTCACGCATCTCATCCTCTACGCACCCGCGGCGTGCTGTCTGTTCCTGGGCCAGCGGCTCAACGCAGTGGGCCCGGTCGTGGCCTACGAGCGCACAGGGGCTGGTGGCTATGCGTCCACGCTCACGTTGCAGACGGGGTGA
- a CDS encoding DUF2381 family protein, translating to MFPPGSLAMTAVVLLLGTAALAQTPDTKRWRRIERAMVLSAGAGEPVQRLRLAPGVVTTVLLDSDAVLEGELPEVLRGLFTRLDVTGTHLLLQPAVAMPARGVPPLVLRFTDAAAPQRLVLELTTEANVVDSVVDVRRHPATVAQLEAELVALRERNALLEARLATARRQVPHPGIAGAILSGAIGITGVLGTWMDTPASEAELKVRQLDSYRSGSWVALAVNLENPPGEAPWQPGIARLTSLDSNGRPTGEPMELPLLLQEPRLLPGQSAVAVVQWPAPTRPPPAYALELWDTDRRRGARWTRLKP from the coding sequence GTGTTCCCCCCTGGCTCGTTGGCAATGACGGCGGTGGTGCTCCTGCTGGGCACGGCGGCGCTGGCCCAGACGCCGGACACGAAGCGTTGGCGGCGTATCGAGCGGGCCATGGTCCTGAGCGCGGGCGCGGGCGAGCCCGTCCAGCGACTCCGGCTGGCGCCCGGCGTGGTGACGACGGTGCTGCTCGACTCGGACGCCGTGCTGGAAGGTGAGCTGCCCGAGGTCCTACGCGGGCTGTTCACCCGGCTGGATGTCACGGGGACGCATCTGCTGCTCCAGCCCGCCGTCGCGATGCCCGCGCGGGGCGTTCCGCCGCTGGTGCTGCGCTTCACGGACGCAGCCGCGCCCCAACGGCTCGTCCTGGAGCTGACGACCGAGGCCAACGTGGTGGACTCGGTCGTCGATGTCCGGCGCCACCCCGCCACCGTGGCGCAACTGGAAGCAGAGCTGGTGGCGCTGCGTGAGCGCAACGCATTGCTGGAGGCCCGGCTGGCCACGGCGCGCCGGCAGGTGCCACACCCGGGCATCGCGGGCGCCATTCTCTCTGGCGCCATCGGCATCACGGGGGTTCTCGGCACGTGGATGGATACCCCAGCCAGTGAGGCGGAGCTCAAGGTCCGCCAGCTTGATAGCTATCGCTCCGGCTCGTGGGTAGCGCTCGCGGTGAATCTGGAGAACCCGCCGGGCGAGGCGCCCTGGCAACCGGGCATTGCGCGGCTGACCTCGCTGGACTCGAACGGGCGGCCAACAGGCGAGCCGATGGAGCTGCCCCTGTTGCTGCAAGAGCCGCGTCTGTTGCCTGGCCAGAGCGCGGTCGCCGTCGTGCAGTGGCCCGCCCCCACGCGCCCGCCACCCGCCTACGCGCTGGAACTTTGGGACACTGACCGGCGCCGCGGCGCGCGATGGACGCGACTGAAACCGTAG
- a CDS encoding serine/threonine protein kinase, which yields MRLESNAASPGPLVLSPHALPAGTRVERWRVERRIGGGGNGTVYEVRSRPKGRSYALKLAHAPGDPRFQREARTLHLLRHPGVVRLQATGTWRAGASAYPYLVMEHVRGSTLYDWSRARNPTARHVASLLAQAAWALDAAHRRQLLHRDFKGENLRVEERGRLVVLDWGAGWHPRAAPITSAARLPPGTGPYRSPQAILWSMQAPRQTARSDHYLYTVADELYAVGVTFHRLVVEQYPPLVLDKAHSPVTSATLRALNPRMPEPLASWIEGLLAFAPEARPRSAGSLAREAQQAQAHAGPDWDIPLFDWYEGPSTATRTTRDEDTWGLVAPGEEVALLHARALRAARVQHYRMGRWLRRRVSSEVQTQPRTEPAGPPEPRHESRWMRVAGALTLVACMAWGLTLAGPHHAAPIPSHPVQQLAQTGGPADTGSPATALPFSTAEPPWPEDAMSTTEPLARCVPRLHRYLLAAFTAASLNACSGTQLRPEPARCPSEALESMRQLGLDLRSRGHIQLDIQQPDDSYQTNYSIVVSDGPITSRLDGPIDRLPANTLLYGRIWTGGEKIQGRYTRARTPDGSEYPVCFILGNETGMSKYRGSRPGHTRAHPWSNAQVVDHFP from the coding sequence ATGCGACTGGAGTCGAACGCAGCTTCCCCAGGCCCCCTCGTGCTGTCTCCTCATGCCCTGCCTGCCGGCACGCGCGTGGAGCGCTGGCGCGTGGAGCGCCGCATCGGCGGCGGCGGCAATGGCACGGTGTATGAAGTGCGCTCACGCCCCAAAGGCCGCAGCTATGCGCTCAAGCTGGCCCACGCTCCCGGCGATCCCCGCTTCCAGCGCGAGGCACGGACGCTTCACCTGCTCCGCCACCCTGGCGTGGTGCGGCTGCAAGCAACGGGAACCTGGCGCGCCGGGGCCTCCGCCTATCCCTACCTCGTGATGGAGCACGTGCGGGGCAGCACGCTGTACGACTGGTCTCGGGCACGCAATCCGACGGCGCGGCACGTCGCCAGTCTGTTGGCGCAGGCCGCGTGGGCCTTGGACGCCGCGCATCGCAGACAGCTACTTCACCGCGACTTCAAGGGGGAGAACCTTCGCGTCGAGGAACGAGGAAGGCTGGTGGTGCTGGACTGGGGCGCGGGCTGGCATCCCCGTGCCGCCCCCATCACCTCCGCCGCGCGGCTGCCGCCCGGGACCGGGCCCTATCGCAGCCCCCAGGCCATCCTCTGGAGCATGCAGGCTCCACGGCAGACCGCCCGCTCCGATCACTACCTCTACACGGTGGCGGACGAACTGTACGCGGTTGGCGTCACCTTTCACCGGTTGGTGGTGGAGCAGTATCCGCCGCTCGTCCTGGACAAGGCGCACTCCCCAGTGACTTCCGCCACCTTGAGAGCCCTCAACCCACGTATGCCCGAGCCGCTCGCGAGCTGGATTGAGGGACTGCTCGCGTTCGCCCCCGAAGCCCGGCCGCGCAGCGCGGGGAGCCTCGCCCGGGAGGCCCAACAGGCCCAGGCGCACGCGGGACCGGACTGGGACATCCCGCTGTTCGACTGGTACGAGGGGCCCTCCACGGCGACACGCACGACACGCGACGAGGACACCTGGGGCCTCGTGGCACCGGGAGAAGAAGTGGCCCTTCTCCATGCGAGGGCCCTGCGCGCGGCCCGGGTTCAGCACTATCGAATGGGCCGCTGGCTGCGGCGCCGGGTGTCCTCGGAGGTCCAGACGCAACCTCGCACGGAGCCAGCGGGCCCGCCGGAGCCGCGGCACGAGAGCCGGTGGATGCGAGTCGCTGGAGCCCTGACGTTGGTTGCGTGCATGGCCTGGGGACTGACGCTCGCGGGCCCGCATCATGCCGCCCCCATTCCGTCTCATCCCGTTCAGCAACTGGCGCAGACCGGAGGACCAGCCGACACTGGCTCGCCCGCCACGGCCCTTCCGTTTTCCACCGCCGAGCCGCCATGGCCGGAAGATGCCATGTCCACGACCGAGCCACTCGCGCGCTGTGTCCCCCGACTCCACCGTTACCTGCTGGCTGCATTCACCGCGGCCAGTCTCAATGCCTGCTCAGGCACGCAGCTCCGGCCCGAGCCCGCGCGCTGCCCTTCCGAAGCCCTGGAGTCCATGCGTCAGCTCGGGCTCGACCTGAGGTCCCGCGGGCACATCCAGCTCGACATCCAGCAGCCGGACGACTCGTACCAGACGAACTACAGCATCGTCGTCAGCGACGGCCCCATCACCAGCCGGCTCGATGGGCCCATCGACCGCCTCCCGGCCAACACGCTCTTGTACGGGCGCATCTGGACCGGCGGCGAGAAAATCCAGGGCCGCTACACACGCGCGCGGACGCCAGACGGCAGCGAGTACCCGGTGTGCTTCATCCTGGGCAACGAGACAGGCATGTCCAAGTACCGGGGCTCACGGCCCGGCCATACCCGCGCGCACCCGTGGTCCAACGCCCAGGTGGTAGACCACTTCCCCTGA
- a CDS encoding AI-2E family transporter, with protein sequence MATLDPPSASWLTRGALFSGKLLVIAAAVVALVLLLARLYLIVLPTVAALLLATLLYPPVRWLSAHRVPRALATLLAVLVLLLVVAAGVFLLVPRIVQQVGAAGSNVKEGMEGLVGWMTQELPVSREQIDGLFEKGLDFLKSNLGRITTGVLAGANFAAQAVAGGLLTLTLLFFFVKDTERLGGWVLARASPERRDTVRAVGLRAWKTLSGYLRGVVTIALVDAVGIGAGLAIIGVPLVLPLAALTFVGGFFPVIGATLAGGVAVLVALVTNGPLDALLAFVVVLGVQQLESNVLEPVVMGRAVPLHPVVILLSITAGGVLFGVAGAFLSVPVAAVLSAAGNELRLRNEARVLEKPSTVAPP encoded by the coding sequence ATGGCCACCCTGGACCCTCCTTCTGCTTCCTGGCTCACGCGCGGCGCGCTGTTCAGCGGCAAGCTTCTCGTGATCGCGGCCGCGGTGGTGGCGCTCGTGCTGCTCCTGGCGCGGCTCTACCTCATCGTCCTGCCGACAGTGGCGGCGCTGCTGCTGGCGACGTTGCTGTATCCGCCCGTCCGGTGGCTGTCCGCCCACCGGGTGCCCCGGGCGCTCGCGACGCTGCTGGCGGTGTTGGTGCTGCTCCTGGTGGTGGCGGCCGGGGTGTTCCTGCTCGTGCCCCGCATCGTCCAGCAGGTCGGCGCGGCGGGCTCGAACGTGAAGGAGGGAATGGAGGGCCTCGTCGGGTGGATGACGCAGGAGCTCCCCGTGTCCCGGGAGCAGATCGACGGCCTGTTCGAGAAGGGGCTCGACTTCTTGAAGTCGAACCTGGGGCGCATCACCACCGGCGTGCTCGCGGGCGCCAACTTCGCCGCGCAGGCCGTGGCGGGCGGGCTGCTGACGCTGACGCTGCTGTTCTTCTTCGTGAAGGACACCGAGCGGCTCGGAGGCTGGGTGCTGGCGCGGGCCTCGCCGGAGCGGAGGGACACCGTGCGCGCGGTGGGCCTGCGCGCCTGGAAGACGCTCAGCGGCTACCTGCGCGGGGTCGTCACCATCGCGCTGGTGGACGCGGTGGGCATTGGCGCGGGCCTGGCCATCATCGGCGTGCCGCTGGTGCTCCCGCTGGCGGCGCTCACCTTCGTGGGCGGGTTCTTTCCCGTCATCGGCGCCACCCTGGCGGGCGGGGTCGCGGTGCTGGTCGCACTCGTCACCAATGGGCCGCTCGACGCGCTCCTGGCATTCGTCGTGGTGCTGGGCGTGCAGCAACTGGAGAGCAACGTCCTGGAGCCCGTGGTGATGGGGCGCGCGGTGCCGCTGCATCCGGTGGTCATCCTGCTGTCCATCACCGCCGGGGGCGTGCTCTTCGGCGTGGCCGGGGCCTTTCTCTCCGTGCCCGTCGCCGCGGTCCTCTCCGCCGCGGGCAACGAGCTGCGCCTGCGCAACGAGGCGCGTGTCCTGGAGAAGCCTTCGACGGTTGCTCCGCCGTGA
- a CDS encoding aldo/keto reductase, which translates to MPLNHYVTLGRSGLRVSPLCLGAMTFGEDLGWGSSVEESQRIIDRYIELGGNFIDTANFYTKSHSEKIIGDHVGRHPARRDRLVIATKFSGNLYPGDPNGGGSGRKSIISAAENSLRRLQTDYIDLYWLHNWDIHTPIEETMAALEDLVRAGKVRYIGVSDTPAWKIAQANVMAHFRGWSSFIGLQIEYSLLERSVEQELVPMALEFGLGITPWSPLKSGALSGKYTRANAGQQKADRSAFLDQVLNEKTYALVDELGAIAREHGSTVARVALAWVQAQPGVSSTIIGARRLSQLEDNVGALEVKLTAEQLARLDALTKPTFGFPQSMQPMFPSIHNGGTTVNGVFAEPSNFGVEKGDKVY; encoded by the coding sequence ATGCCGCTCAACCACTACGTGACGCTCGGCCGTTCCGGCCTGCGCGTGAGCCCGCTGTGCCTCGGTGCCATGACTTTCGGTGAAGACCTCGGTTGGGGGTCCAGCGTCGAGGAGTCACAGCGCATCATCGACCGGTACATCGAGCTCGGGGGCAACTTCATCGACACCGCGAACTTCTACACGAAGAGTCACTCCGAGAAGATCATCGGCGACCACGTTGGCCGACACCCGGCCCGGCGAGACCGGCTGGTGATTGCGACGAAGTTCAGCGGGAACCTCTATCCGGGGGACCCGAACGGCGGCGGCTCGGGCCGCAAGTCCATCATCTCGGCGGCGGAGAACTCGCTGCGTCGCCTGCAGACCGACTACATCGACCTGTACTGGCTGCATAACTGGGACATCCACACGCCCATCGAGGAGACGATGGCCGCCCTGGAGGACCTCGTCCGGGCTGGCAAGGTCCGCTACATCGGCGTCTCGGACACGCCCGCCTGGAAGATTGCGCAGGCCAACGTGATGGCGCACTTCCGGGGCTGGTCCTCCTTCATCGGGTTGCAGATTGAGTACTCCCTGCTCGAGCGCAGCGTGGAGCAGGAGCTCGTGCCGATGGCCCTCGAGTTCGGGCTTGGAATCACTCCGTGGTCACCGCTGAAGAGTGGCGCGCTCAGCGGCAAGTACACCCGCGCGAACGCCGGGCAGCAGAAGGCCGACCGGAGCGCCTTCCTGGACCAGGTCCTGAACGAGAAGACCTACGCCCTGGTCGACGAGCTGGGCGCCATCGCCCGCGAGCACGGGAGCACCGTGGCGCGTGTGGCGCTGGCCTGGGTGCAGGCACAGCCGGGCGTGAGCTCGACCATCATCGGCGCGCGGCGGCTGTCGCAGCTGGAGGACAACGTGGGCGCCCTGGAGGTGAAGCTGACCGCCGAGCAGCTCGCCCGGCTCGACGCGCTGACGAAGCCGACCTTCGGGTTCCCCCAGAGCATGCAGCCCATGTTCCCCAGCATCCACAACGGGGGCACCACGGTGAACGGCGTCTTCGCGGAGCCGTCCAACTTCGGGGTGGAGAAGGGCGACAAGGTCTACTGA
- a CDS encoding SWIM zinc finger family protein, with protein MSYREFWGWTSAPKRPPPAHGIKVKKAGATWWGQRWLEALERVLKGESGRLARGRTYARAGRTHDLVIRRGKVSARVTGSRPTPYAVSLALRPHGEDAWEKAIAGMAGRAQYTAELLAGTMPQAIDEVFHAAGVSLFPRSREELVTDCSCPDWGDPCKHVAATHYVLGEALDRDPFLLFELRGRTKEQVLSALRAAREAGSAGATLKPRGAAKRKRAARDAKAVAPEVPSVKPGKLTRDSYDVPREPLPALSFSFDAPTTHGAVLRQLGAPASWGAKASPEDVLAPPVRAAAEVARRIALREPGDASAPDRAPRGRSRAKQPARRAKRGPST; from the coding sequence ATGAGCTACCGGGAGTTCTGGGGCTGGACGTCCGCGCCGAAGCGGCCGCCGCCCGCGCATGGCATCAAGGTGAAGAAGGCCGGCGCCACCTGGTGGGGCCAGCGGTGGCTGGAGGCGCTCGAGCGCGTCCTGAAGGGGGAGTCGGGACGGCTGGCCCGGGGCCGGACGTATGCACGGGCGGGACGCACGCATGACCTGGTCATCCGGCGCGGCAAGGTCTCCGCGCGGGTGACGGGCTCGCGCCCGACGCCCTACGCCGTGTCGCTGGCGCTCAGGCCGCACGGCGAGGACGCCTGGGAGAAGGCCATCGCGGGGATGGCTGGCAGGGCGCAGTACACGGCGGAGTTGCTCGCTGGGACGATGCCCCAGGCCATCGACGAGGTCTTCCACGCGGCGGGTGTCAGCCTCTTCCCGCGGAGCCGCGAGGAACTGGTGACGGACTGCTCGTGTCCGGACTGGGGAGACCCGTGCAAGCACGTCGCCGCCACGCATTACGTCCTGGGCGAGGCGTTGGACCGCGACCCGTTCCTCCTGTTCGAGCTGCGCGGCCGGACGAAGGAGCAGGTGCTGAGCGCGCTGCGGGCCGCGCGTGAGGCTGGCTCAGCCGGGGCGACGCTCAAGCCGCGCGGCGCGGCGAAGCGGAAGCGGGCGGCGCGGGACGCGAAGGCGGTGGCGCCCGAGGTCCCGAGCGTGAAGCCGGGCAAGCTGACGCGGGACAGCTACGACGTCCCTCGCGAGCCGCTGCCGGCGCTGAGCTTCTCGTTCGATGCGCCCACCACCCATGGCGCGGTGCTGCGGCAGTTGGGGGCGCCGGCGTCATGGGGCGCGAAGGCTTCGCCGGAGGACGTGCTCGCGCCGCCGGTCCGCGCGGCGGCGGAGGTGGCGCGGCGCATCGCGCTTCGGGAGCCGGGGGATGCGAGCGCGCCAGACAGGGCGCCGCGTGGCCGGAGTCGCGCGAAGCAGCCGGCCCGGCGCGCGAAGCGTGGGCCCTCAACGTAG
- a CDS encoding DEAD/DEAH box helicase, protein MPLVFLPDAETLFLWGPDPLPRELAGLPETGDRASALLVTPEGLRECEGRGLPLAATVERLAVVQTSEAESFPGSIALWTLASKLALELVARERVVPTLLRRGERIEARWAAALSATEDASRVTALARSMPPGAHAVPAGARPGRAVWAPDALLRAFLDATVDAFVRAARGAPSLPARRAASWDERWRDALTGARRDFAPEGFAERSVVDELTRWSEPALGARDKLRACFRLEPPTEEREPFVLSFHLQSPDDPSLLVPAAEVWKTRGRSLEKLGRAFRDPQESLLEALGRAARLFPLLALVLESPRPQALLLEPDTAWTFLSEGARVLSDAGFGVIVPGELTTSGRRRLRLRMRVGASTKAAGAVGGTAGLGLDALLRVDWDAVLGDQPLSAQELALLAQRKAPLVRFRGEWVAVDPLELDAIQRHLAQGPGRMALSEAVRVSLLGETRHGQLPVTVLATGALEERLRLLREGGATAQDAPRALRATLRPYQSRGLHWLDTLASLGLGACLADDMGLGKTVQVLAFLLRRLEQAPDEAHPTLLVAPTSVVGNWERELARFAPSLRLTPHYGAERSRAANRFPRAPGAVVLTTYGLLRRDAALLARVDWGAVVLDEAQNIKNAASATARAARALRASQRFALTGTPVENRLAELWSILEFANPGLLGPLETFRRELALPIERHGNQEAAARLRRLVSPFVLRRLKSDPAIITDLPAKNEMKVVCTLTREQASLYKAVVDEELRRIEEADGMARRGRVLALLLYTKQIANHPAQYLGESGPLPGRSGKLARVVEMLEEALSAGDKALVFTQFREMGDKLVAHLSEHLGHEVLFLHGGTSRKARDEMVRRFQEDAHGPRVFVLSVKAGGTGLNLTAASHVFHYDRWWNPAVEDQATDRAYRIGQTRAVQVHKLVCAGTVEEKVDQLLEQKRQLAEKVVGTGEHWVTELDTTALRELFSLSEGAVADDGEAEGEDDARVRAPRRRGRANEKAVSR, encoded by the coding sequence ATGCCCCTCGTGTTCTTGCCCGACGCCGAGACGCTGTTCCTCTGGGGGCCCGACCCGCTGCCGCGCGAGCTCGCCGGCCTTCCGGAGACGGGGGACCGCGCCTCCGCGCTGCTCGTGACGCCCGAGGGATTGCGTGAGTGCGAGGGGCGCGGGCTGCCCCTGGCCGCCACCGTCGAGCGGCTCGCGGTGGTGCAAACCTCCGAGGCCGAGTCCTTTCCCGGCTCCATCGCCCTGTGGACGCTGGCCAGCAAGCTCGCGCTGGAGTTGGTGGCGCGCGAGCGCGTGGTGCCAACGCTCCTGCGGCGGGGCGAGCGCATCGAGGCGCGCTGGGCGGCGGCCCTCTCCGCGACCGAGGACGCCAGCCGCGTTACCGCGCTCGCCAGGAGCATGCCGCCCGGCGCGCACGCCGTCCCCGCGGGCGCCAGGCCAGGCCGCGCCGTCTGGGCCCCGGACGCCTTGCTGCGTGCCTTCCTCGACGCCACCGTCGACGCCTTCGTGCGCGCCGCGCGCGGTGCGCCTTCGTTGCCGGCCCGGCGCGCGGCCTCGTGGGACGAGCGCTGGCGCGACGCGCTCACCGGCGCGCGACGCGACTTCGCGCCGGAGGGCTTCGCCGAGCGCTCCGTCGTCGACGAGCTGACGCGCTGGAGCGAACCCGCGCTCGGCGCCCGGGACAAGCTGCGCGCCTGCTTCCGGCTGGAGCCCCCGACGGAGGAGCGCGAGCCTTTCGTGCTGAGCTTTCACCTCCAATCCCCGGACGACCCGAGCCTGCTCGTCCCCGCCGCGGAGGTCTGGAAGACGCGCGGGCGCAGCCTGGAGAAGCTCGGCCGCGCCTTCCGTGACCCGCAGGAGTCCCTGCTCGAGGCGCTCGGCCGCGCCGCCCGGCTCTTTCCCCTGCTGGCGCTCGTGCTGGAGAGCCCACGCCCCCAGGCCCTCCTGCTCGAGCCCGACACCGCGTGGACGTTCCTCTCGGAGGGCGCCCGCGTGCTCTCCGACGCCGGCTTCGGCGTCATCGTCCCCGGCGAACTCACCACCTCGGGCCGGCGCCGCCTGCGCCTGCGCATGCGCGTGGGCGCGAGCACGAAGGCCGCGGGGGCCGTGGGTGGCACCGCGGGACTCGGGCTCGACGCGCTGCTGCGCGTGGACTGGGACGCCGTGCTGGGCGACCAACCCCTCTCCGCCCAGGAGCTGGCGCTGCTGGCCCAGCGCAAGGCCCCGCTCGTGCGCTTTCGCGGCGAGTGGGTCGCGGTGGATCCCCTCGAACTCGACGCCATCCAGCGCCACCTCGCCCAGGGCCCCGGCCGCATGGCGCTGAGCGAGGCGGTGCGGGTGTCCCTGCTCGGCGAGACGCGCCACGGACAGCTTCCCGTCACAGTCCTCGCCACCGGGGCGCTGGAGGAGCGCCTGCGCCTGCTTCGCGAGGGCGGGGCCACCGCGCAGGACGCCCCCCGCGCACTGCGCGCCACGCTGCGGCCCTACCAATCGCGCGGTCTGCACTGGCTGGACACGCTGGCCTCATTGGGGCTCGGCGCCTGCCTCGCGGACGACATGGGCCTGGGCAAGACGGTGCAGGTGCTGGCCTTCCTGCTGCGGCGGCTCGAACAGGCGCCCGACGAGGCGCACCCCACGCTGCTGGTGGCCCCCACCTCCGTGGTGGGCAACTGGGAGCGTGAGCTCGCCCGCTTCGCCCCCTCCTTGCGCCTGACGCCGCACTACGGCGCCGAGCGCTCCCGCGCGGCGAACCGCTTCCCCCGCGCGCCGGGCGCCGTCGTGCTCACCACCTACGGCCTGCTGCGCCGGGACGCCGCGCTGCTCGCGCGCGTGGACTGGGGCGCGGTGGTGCTCGACGAGGCGCAGAACATCAAGAACGCGGCGTCGGCCACCGCCCGCGCGGCCCGGGCGCTGCGCGCCAGCCAGCGCTTCGCGCTCACGGGCACGCCGGTGGAGAACCGCCTGGCGGAGCTGTGGTCCATCCTCGAGTTCGCCAACCCAGGCCTGCTCGGGCCGCTGGAGACGTTCCGGCGCGAGCTGGCGCTGCCCATTGAGCGCCATGGCAATCAAGAGGCCGCGGCCCGGCTGCGCCGCCTCGTGAGCCCCTTTGTCCTGCGCCGCCTCAAGAGCGACCCAGCCATCATCACGGACCTGCCCGCGAAGAACGAGATGAAGGTCGTCTGCACGCTCACGCGCGAGCAGGCCTCGCTCTACAAGGCGGTGGTGGACGAGGAGCTGCGGCGCATCGAGGAGGCCGACGGCATGGCCCGCCGGGGCCGCGTGCTCGCGCTGCTTCTGTACACGAAGCAGATCGCCAACCACCCGGCGCAGTACCTCGGGGAGTCCGGACCCCTGCCGGGGCGCTCGGGGAAGCTGGCGCGCGTGGTGGAGATGCTCGAGGAGGCCCTGTCCGCCGGCGACAAGGCGCTCGTCTTCACGCAGTTCCGGGAGATGGGCGACAAGCTGGTGGCGCACCTGTCGGAGCACCTGGGCCACGAGGTGCTCTTCCTCCACGGCGGCACGTCCCGCAAGGCGCGCGACGAGATGGTGCGGCGCTTCCAGGAGGACGCCCACGGTCCGCGCGTGTTCGTGCTGTCCGTCAAGGCGGGGGGCACGGGGCTCAACCTGACGGCGGCGAGCCATGTGTTTCATTACGACCGCTGGTGGAACCCGGCCGTCGAGGACCAGGCCACCGACCGCGCGTACCGCATCGGGCAGACGCGCGCGGTGCAGGTCCACAAGCTGGTGTGCGCGGGCACCGTCGAGGAGAAGGTGGACCAACTGCTCGAACAGAAGCGCCAGCTCGCCGAGAAGGTCGTGGGCACGGGCGAGCACTGGGTGACCGAGCTGGACACGACGGCGCTGCGCGAGCTGTTCTCGCTGTCCGAGGGCGCCGTGGCGGACGATGGCGAGGCGGAAGGGGAAGACGACGCGCGGGTGCGCGCCCCGCGACGGCGCGGCCGTGCGAACGAGAAGGCGGTGTCGCGATGA